The following are encoded in a window of Paenibacillus polymyxa genomic DNA:
- a CDS encoding GNAT family N-acetyltransferase — MPQISDVQQLPARSWLLRRRQLLFLARSSGGMRITRNALRQLAVLTPEQLNTPGSSLLCAYVRTEKGLRIAGFSLALNYGKDACIVIVRPLYRGRRLGARLLSAQLKQLRRLTCSVAADNMASLKTCFRAGLVAHEMTTGPTGKPTLIFHGELSQDKQTAEEGGMLCQNLS; from the coding sequence ATGCCGCAAATTAGCGATGTTCAACAATTGCCTGCCCGGAGCTGGCTGCTGAGACGACGACAGTTACTGTTTCTGGCCCGCAGCTCAGGGGGCATGCGCATTACTCGTAATGCTCTGCGGCAGTTGGCTGTTTTGACGCCGGAGCAATTGAACACCCCTGGTTCCTCCCTCCTGTGCGCATATGTGCGCACGGAGAAGGGACTGCGGATTGCGGGATTTTCCCTCGCTCTGAATTACGGGAAGGATGCTTGCATCGTAATTGTTCGTCCGCTTTACCGGGGCCGCAGACTGGGCGCTAGACTGCTGTCCGCCCAGCTCAAACAGCTGCGCCGTCTGACGTGCAGCGTAGCCGCCGACAATATGGCCAGTCTCAAAACCTGTTTCCGTGCTGGACTGGTTGCGCATGAAATGACGACTGGACCGACAGGGAAACCCACGCTGATATTTCACGGGGAGTTATCCCAAGATAAGCAGACGGCAGAGGAAGGTGGAATGCTGTGCCAAAACCTGTCCTAG
- a CDS encoding YheC/YheD family protein, with the protein MSLTHCNVHFSQQPDKVAYISTSLLKSLKLSGAKSVRLRLGKDQIPATVKPIQKAGRHLYLTSGLRNAIRVPKSGAIYLRNLDGDIQLGPLIGVLSDGTNSTTRPFGSRTGFIKQLLKEGSKKSYIFAFTPRDINWQNDTINGYFLSSSGEFTRKLVPLPDVIYNRLPSRRSDFSPAINQLRERFSRKRIPFFNWSFFNKSDIYNLLENNPDVNRYVPESYMNPSSERIRGMLERHQFAYYKPSGGSLGKGIYRLSHVPKQGYFVRYRKKNSNVLLKFASFNSMLRMLHSNQGQMLKGYVIQQGIQLIEIDNCPIDFRFHMHKNGNNQWVVVGIGAKKAGRGSVTTHIKNGGSLMTPEQALNRVFGDRAGEVLQRAKNVAVTLAEAIEHHHQHLLGEIGFDLGIDQDEKVWMFEANSKPGRSIFQHPSLRAEGKASVEHILDHCLYLSKFRRKEEL; encoded by the coding sequence ATGAGTTTAACGCATTGCAATGTGCATTTCTCACAGCAGCCCGACAAGGTGGCGTATATATCCACTTCCTTGTTGAAAAGCCTTAAATTATCCGGAGCCAAGTCCGTACGTCTGCGGCTCGGTAAGGATCAGATTCCCGCTACAGTAAAACCAATTCAGAAGGCGGGACGCCATCTATACTTGACCTCGGGCTTACGTAATGCAATCCGTGTTCCCAAAAGCGGGGCCATCTATTTGCGAAATCTGGATGGGGATATACAGCTAGGGCCGTTGATTGGCGTGCTGTCTGACGGTACCAACTCCACCACTCGCCCTTTCGGATCACGCACAGGCTTTATTAAGCAACTGCTGAAGGAAGGCAGCAAAAAATCTTATATTTTTGCCTTCACCCCTCGGGATATTAACTGGCAAAATGATACGATTAACGGCTATTTTCTGTCTTCCAGCGGGGAATTCACACGTAAACTTGTACCTCTGCCGGACGTAATTTATAATCGTTTGCCGAGCCGACGCTCTGATTTTTCCCCGGCGATCAATCAACTACGCGAACGCTTTTCCCGCAAACGAATTCCCTTCTTTAACTGGAGCTTTTTCAATAAGTCCGATATCTATAATCTGCTGGAAAATAATCCAGATGTTAACCGCTATGTCCCTGAATCATATATGAATCCCAGCTCTGAACGTATCCGAGGTATGTTGGAGCGACATCAATTTGCTTATTACAAGCCAAGTGGAGGCAGCCTAGGCAAAGGAATCTACCGTCTGTCCCATGTTCCCAAGCAAGGCTATTTTGTGAGGTACCGTAAGAAAAATAGCAATGTATTGCTAAAATTCGCCTCTTTTAACTCCATGCTCAGGATGCTTCACTCCAATCAGGGACAGATGTTAAAGGGTTACGTCATTCAACAGGGTATCCAGCTGATCGAGATTGACAATTGTCCGATTGATTTCCGGTTTCACATGCATAAAAATGGAAATAATCAGTGGGTCGTCGTCGGCATTGGAGCCAAAAAAGCCGGACGCGGCAGTGTCACGACCCACATCAAAAACGGCGGCTCCCTTATGACACCTGAACAGGCGTTGAACCGGGTATTCGGAGACCGGGCGGGTGAAGTGCTTCAACGTGCCAAAAACGTAGCAGTTACGCTCGCAGAAGCCATTGAACACCATCACCAGCATCTACTGGGTGAAATCGGCTTTGATCTGGGTATTGATCAGGATGAAAAGGTATGGATGTTTGAAGCCAACTCCAAGCCAGGCCGATCCATTTTTCAGCATCCATCGTTGCGTGCGGAGGGTAAAGCATCCGTGGAGCATATTTTGGACCACTGTCTTTACCTCAGTAAATTCCGCAGAAAAGAGGAACTATGA
- a CDS encoding YheC/YheD family protein codes for MNTRAEQKPVVAVLTVHDEEQFFKGNQRNFRDILETGTRMGYQVYIVTVRDLKLADETVKGYIFNKSLQTWEEQNFPPPQVIYNRIPNRNYELKTSVRTKLDEISHASGIELYNPGFFNKWELFKWLRTSETTRQLVPATKRLSNLSSLGKMLSAYPYLYLKPENGKAGKGIMILKFRPEHLMAYRLTIQHDKKSVTYRSVSLSRLWGRIRREAGNSPYIIQQGIDLATYQKKPFDLRILVQKNIRGSWSITGVGARLAGKGSITTHVPRGGSVEDPFKLLSSLFGPEDSTDLLNKVKSTAIQIARQIERASGLSHGEMSMDLGVDTLGTLWFFEANAKPMKFDEPEIRQKSLRRIFQYSSFLAGRMKS; via the coding sequence ATGAATACCCGGGCGGAGCAAAAGCCAGTCGTTGCTGTATTGACAGTGCACGACGAAGAACAATTCTTCAAGGGCAATCAGCGCAATTTCAGGGATATTCTTGAAACGGGAACACGGATGGGCTATCAGGTGTACATTGTTACCGTTAGGGACCTGAAACTGGCAGACGAAACGGTTAAGGGCTACATTTTCAACAAGAGCTTACAGACGTGGGAGGAACAGAATTTTCCACCTCCACAGGTCATTTATAATCGCATCCCCAATCGTAATTATGAACTTAAAACCTCTGTACGCACAAAGTTGGATGAAATTTCACATGCTTCAGGCATTGAGCTGTACAATCCAGGCTTTTTTAACAAATGGGAACTGTTCAAGTGGTTGCGTACCTCGGAAACCACTCGTCAGCTTGTTCCGGCAACCAAACGGTTAAGCAACCTGTCTTCCTTAGGAAAAATGCTGTCTGCGTATCCATACCTGTATCTCAAACCGGAAAACGGTAAGGCCGGAAAAGGGATTATGATTCTTAAATTCCGCCCAGAACATCTAATGGCTTACAGACTGACCATTCAGCATGACAAAAAAAGTGTAACCTACAGATCTGTATCGCTATCCCGGCTGTGGGGACGTATCCGCCGGGAAGCGGGCAACTCGCCTTATATCATTCAACAGGGTATCGATCTGGCAACCTATCAGAAAAAACCCTTCGACCTGCGTATCCTGGTACAAAAAAATATCCGTGGCTCCTGGAGTATAACCGGGGTCGGTGCCAGACTGGCGGGTAAAGGGAGCATTACCACACATGTCCCGCGTGGCGGGAGTGTAGAGGACCCGTTCAAGCTACTGTCCTCACTGTTTGGGCCTGAGGACAGCACGGATCTACTGAACAAAGTTAAAAGTACGGCCATACAGATTGCACGTCAAATTGAACGCGCATCCGGTCTTTCTCATGGCGAAATGTCCATGGATTTGGGCGTGGATACGCTCGGAACCCTCTGGTTTTTTGAGGCCAATGCCAAACCGATGAAATTTGACGAGCCGGAAATCCGCCAAAAGTCGCTTAGACGCATATTCCAGTACAGCTCCTTTTTGGCCGGACGAATGAAATCATAA
- a CDS encoding YheC/YheD family protein has translation MSLVVPGTLGVLVSRNQAATPPITEADFCRRLSLLGRRSGLSVMAFTAEGVSPEDHSIRGYVYRNGVWTSGRFPLPDIVYNRCLHVHESQNVRRTLEDMAEQKSRKLIYWSRNLPGKWQVYRALHAVDKVRPFVPPTAPYRDTIQLVEWLRRHSELFMKPQTGTHGKSTLYLRLAEGGQGLLVQGRDSRNRPFRRLFYELDAGLSWVHGIAHKRAYIVQPYLKLTSQSNHPFDVRALMQKDGNGYWRLTGFAVREGRQGTLTSNLHGGGEAHPAEPYLREQFGADTTRLIIGQMMALSLTITRALEERYGRLGELGIDYGIDRSGNIWLLEVNSRPGRASFFQTRQPECAFQSVNRPLEYARYLMTHSKATGPKGAGASLEHTV, from the coding sequence GTGTCTCTTGTTGTGCCAGGCACGCTGGGCGTGCTTGTTAGCCGGAATCAGGCCGCCACTCCCCCTATTACCGAAGCCGATTTTTGCCGCAGGCTAAGTCTGTTGGGCAGGCGCTCTGGTCTTAGCGTAATGGCGTTTACCGCCGAAGGAGTTTCACCTGAAGATCACTCCATACGAGGTTATGTTTACCGTAACGGAGTATGGACATCCGGCCGCTTTCCGTTGCCGGATATTGTGTATAACCGCTGTCTCCATGTTCACGAGAGCCAGAATGTCAGGCGCACACTGGAAGATATGGCGGAGCAAAAATCGCGCAAGCTCATCTACTGGTCGCGTAACTTACCTGGCAAATGGCAGGTGTATCGAGCTTTGCATGCGGTAGATAAAGTGCGTCCCTTTGTGCCGCCTACGGCGCCATACCGGGACACGATCCAGCTTGTGGAATGGCTACGACGCCATTCGGAGCTGTTTATGAAGCCACAGACCGGAACACATGGCAAGAGCACACTATATCTCCGTCTGGCAGAAGGAGGCCAGGGACTACTTGTACAGGGTAGAGACTCCCGTAACCGCCCGTTCCGGCGCTTGTTTTACGAATTGGATGCAGGATTGTCATGGGTCCACGGAATTGCACACAAACGCGCTTATATCGTGCAGCCTTATTTGAAATTAACAAGCCAAAGCAATCATCCCTTTGATGTTCGCGCACTCATGCAAAAGGATGGCAACGGCTATTGGCGCCTGACGGGCTTTGCCGTAAGAGAAGGCAGACAAGGAACTCTGACTTCTAATCTTCACGGTGGGGGCGAAGCCCATCCAGCTGAGCCTTACCTTCGTGAACAATTTGGCGCGGACACCACGCGTCTCATCATCGGGCAGATGATGGCGCTGTCCTTGACCATTACCAGGGCGCTGGAGGAACGTTATGGCCGCCTTGGCGAGTTGGGAATTGATTACGGTATTGACCGGAGCGGGAATATCTGGCTATTGGAGGTTAATTCCCGACCTGGCCGGGCCTCCTTTTTTCAGACCCGTCAGCCAGAGTGCGCTTTCCAGTCGGTCAACCGCCCGCTCGAATATGCTCGATATTTAATGACCCATTCCAAAGCGACAGGGCCAAAGGGCGCGGGCGCCTCCCTTGAACATACGGTATAG